The nucleotide sequence TGATACAATTGGATAGAATCACAAACAGAATCTTCCACATGGTGGGGTACTTTAAATCTAACTCACTGGGCAGGAAACCCACTGGTTTTACACCTAACTCGCAGGGCAGGAAATCCACTGGTTTTATACCAAACTCGCTGAGCAGGAAACCCACTGGTTTTATACCCAACTCGCTGGGCAGGAAACCCACTGGTTTTATACCCAACTCGCTGGGCAGGAAACCCACTGGTTTTATACCTCGCCCagtgacttcaatggagagtaaaatcagggGGGCTGTAAAACCGGTGTTACACCCAAACCAGTCAGTTTCCCCATGAATGGGTTAGGTTAGAATTGCCCTGCCTGCAGTGTCAGCACAGTAGGATCAGGGAATACGTTTATCCCCCCCTCCAACAAGGTTGATTGGAGACTTATCGGAAAACACTTCCACCCATTGGAGGGAAAGCATCTGGGCTTCTCTCAACCATGATGTGGGATGTGTTACTGGTCATCTCTAAATCATGCCATCGCTGTCAAAATTAATCTCAAGAaaaacaagacttgcatttctacagtgcctttataacatcagggcatcccaaagcgctttgcagccaagggATTATTTTgagctgtagtcactgttgtaatgtaggaaacacggcatccaacttgcacatagcaaggccccacaaacagtaatgtgataatgaccagataatctgctttggtgatgttgcttgggggataaatattggccaggactcccctgaTCTTCGAATAGTGCCTAGGATCTTTAACATTCACAGCCAGCGCAACTTGAAGTGGTGTGTTGACAGGCCACCATACTCAATATGTACTGTGGGTACAGTCATCTGGTTGTTATATTACTGCACAACTGATCAAAGAGCCTGGGCTAAACATTTaaatgtgagttcaagtcccatcgTGCCAGTTTGAGAAATGGAATTCAGTTTATTTTAAATCTGGGAATAGAAATCTGTTATCAGTAAAAGTGAGCTTGAATCTGCCAGATTGCTGTAAAAATCCACCTGGTTCACGTGTTCTTTAGGAACCGATCATCCTCACCCAGTCTGGCTTTATGTGACTCTGGGCTCACAGCCATGTGGTTGATCCTTCACAGCCTTTTGCAATGACCTAGCAAGCCCCACAGTTGTATAGAACCactcaagaaggcccaccaccacattTTCAGGACAACTAGGGTTCGGCAACAAATGGCAGCCtggtcagcaatgcccacatcacaagatttaatttttttttaaatgacttcaGCCTTCAAAACCATTAACACAGAATTACATACAATGTAcaacccagaaacaggccattcggcccaacacgtCGATGTTGGTGATTATGCTCCacgccagcctcctcccaccctacttcatccaacccgattagcatatccttctattcctttctccctccatgAGCCTCAGTCACCTTTGTATAGACATCAGCAACAACATTCCAATCCAAAACGGTAACAGTTCTATGACCACATCAGTCTCCTCATGATACCGCATCCTCTGAAAAAAGTATTCCCAGCTAACTATGAACTTCTGCTTAACATTGCAAGTTAAAGACTGCCTGCATGTTGATGTTTAGTCAACAATGACTCCACCACGCTACCAGCAAATCCCAAGATCTGCACGTACTAAATATCAAACCTATGCCATTTGGCCAGTTCCAAATTTAAAACCAAACCTCTGAACTAAAACAGTACAATGCAATGGTTACTCCGCCCCTCCCATTCAAATGGGGCTAACAAACAGTTAATAAATCCACAAACTCAGCATTACTCACTGTCCGAGTCATCAATTCCACTGTCACCAGCGCTGCCAGCACCCTGCCTCTTCATTTGGTTCAAGTGCTCCTCATACTGAATACCAGTGTCTGCAGAGCAGGAGAGGTCTTCAACGACCACATTGAATTCATTCAGGACAGCAGCAAATTCATCCTCATTCCACACTGAaagggtttttttttaaagtcacattTGGTTGTTATTTTGCTAAAATGTAATAGTCATAACATGCACATACTGACATTTAAAAACAGTCCCTTTGCCATCTAATATCAAACAATTGAACTGTACTTTGTAGATTTATAGTCATTTCCTAATTTAGGGTGCTAGCCACAGCTcagagtgcgccggtggtggagggaggtggtgggtggggtgccgatcaagtgggctgctttgtcctagatggtgtcgatcTCAGTAATACTAAGaggacagggaccctgtgcacagGTTGGGTGCCCCGAAATGATCCCTTCTTTCTATCACTGGATCCGCTGCAGGCTCCTGCCTGTCTCGTGCAGTTGCATGGGTTTCACAACCCGAATACCAGGGCCCAGTGATCATGCTCGTGCATTTCAATCCCACCAATTACAAGTTGAATACAATAAATCTGGTCTTTTGTGAGCTGGCACCAGAAAAAAATGACCATAAGAACCACCTGGTTTCAGGGACTGAGACTGGGGGCTGACTGAGACAGGCTGATGGGGAGTGCCACCCCTACCCAGTCTGGTCTACAGTGTCCCACTCCCCACATCCCAGTCTCActtccccactcccactcccactcccactttcactccccagtccccagtcccactcccctttaGCCTCTCTCAGTCAGCCCCCAGTTTCAGTCCGTCCCGTCTCAGTCAGTCTCCTCCCGCAGTCTCAGTcagcccccagtcccggccaatgtTAGACAGTTTCAGCCAATCCCGGCCAATGTTGGCCAGTTTCAGCCTGTCGCTCTCAATCTCTCTCAGACTCAGTCACTTACCGGAGTTGCCTGTCTCCGATGAACTCATGGTGACAGACTCAGCTCcgcttctctctcactttctccgcgGGACTTGTCCTTTTATCCGTCTCATTACCCGCCCCCAAAGCCCGATCCGACCAATCACAACCCCAAGCTATATCTGAATGATGGGCCCTCCAGCCAATCAACGAGATGCCCGGGAGGGGGCGGTAACCTTGGCACTTCGTGATGTCATAGAAAAGAAATATCGAATCAGGAGGAATTCCCCCAACGTCACGGAatctctccctccccatcacccGAAGATTTTCCAATCACCCAACCTTCAGTCTGGTTGTATGTGTtcaagtttcgaggggctgaatatccgaCCCCTGTTCCTAAGTTGCTGTGCCACTTAAAATATATTTATAAGATCAATCTAACAACAGGTAAAGGATTTGAACCAGATTTAAATCAACTAAAAATAgatcagaaaatactggaaatactcagcaggtcaggcagcatctgtggagagagaaacagagttaatgtttcaggtggatgaccctgcgtcagaactggaaaagattcgagatgtaacaggttttaaggaa is from Pristiophorus japonicus isolate sPriJap1 chromosome 6, sPriJap1.hap1, whole genome shotgun sequence and encodes:
- the LOC139265227 gene encoding regulator of cell cycle RGCC-like, translated to MSSSETGNSVWNEDEFAAVLNEFNVVVEDLSCSADTGIQYEEHLNQMKRQGAGSAGDSGIDDSDSTGSSGASSLNCSVEKLNSVDTATPKAKLGDTRDLEDFIANLDQTIAEMR